Proteins encoded in a region of the Equus asinus isolate D_3611 breed Donkey chromosome X, EquAss-T2T_v2, whole genome shotgun sequence genome:
- the PBDC1 gene encoding protein PBDC1 isoform X4 — protein MEASSRTEELVSGELVSVAHALSLPAESYSNDPDIEMAWAMRAMQHAEVYYKLISSVDPQLLKLTKVDDQIYSEFRENFEKLRIDVLDPEELKSESAKELPGYNFLPLKLLETGKAVTKQFIPVLRTKKRREPIMEERKELTVEEKQRKKPTKKSTKVGKQLCKVDREQHTRSPDSTEPTSTMMLLAKTPCG, from the exons ATGGAGGCATCTAGTAGAACGGAGGAGCTG gttTCCGGGGAGCTGGTGTCAGTGGCACATGCTCTTTCTCTCCCAGCCGAATCTTACAGCAACGAT CCTGATATTGAGATGGCTTGGGCCATGAGAGCAATGCAGCATGCTGAAGTCTACTACAAG CTGATTTCATCAGTTGACCCACAGCTCCTGAAACTCACCAAAGTGGATGACCAAATCTATTCTGAGTTTCGGGAAAATTTTGAGAAACTCAGGATAGATGTATTGGACCCAGAAGAGCTCAAATCAGAATCAGCTAAAGAG CTCCCAGGATACAATTTTTTGCCATTGAAATTGCTCGAAACCGGGAAGGCTGTAACAAAGCAGTTTATACCAGTGTTAAGgacaaagaagagaagggagccaataatggaggagagaaaggagctgacagtggaggagaaacagagaaagaagccaacaaagaaatcaacaaaagtgGGGAAACAGCTATGTAAGGTAGACAGGGAACAACATACTAGAAGCCCTGACTCAACTGAGCCTACAAGTACCATGATGCTACTTGCAAAGACCCCATGTGGTTAA
- the PBDC1 gene encoding protein PBDC1 isoform X1 yields the protein MEASSRTEELVSGELVSVAHALSLPAESYSNDPDIEMAWAMRAMQHAEVYYKLISSVDPQLLKLTKVDDQIYSEFRENFEKLRIDVLDPEELKSESAKEKWRPFCLKFDGIVEDFNYGTLLRLDCSQGYTEENTIFAPRIQFFAIEIARNREGCNKAVYTSVKDKEEKGANNGGEKGADSGGETEKEANKEINKSGETAM from the exons ATGGAGGCATCTAGTAGAACGGAGGAGCTG gttTCCGGGGAGCTGGTGTCAGTGGCACATGCTCTTTCTCTCCCAGCCGAATCTTACAGCAACGAT CCTGATATTGAGATGGCTTGGGCCATGAGAGCAATGCAGCATGCTGAAGTCTACTACAAG CTGATTTCATCAGTTGACCCACAGCTCCTGAAACTCACCAAAGTGGATGACCAAATCTATTCTGAGTTTCGGGAAAATTTTGAGAAACTCAGGATAGATGTATTGGACCCAGAAGAGCTCAAATCAGAATCAGCTAAAGAG AAGTGGAGACCATTCTGCTTGAAGTTTGACGGGATTGTAGAAGACTTCAACTATGGTACTTTGCTGAGACTGGATTGTTCTCAGGGCTACACTGAGGAAAACACTATCTTTG CTCCCAGGATACAATTTTTTGCCATTGAAATTGCTCGAAACCGGGAAGGCTGTAACAAAGCAGTTTATACCAGTGTTAAGgacaaagaagagaagggagccaataatggaggagagaaaggagctgacagtggaggagaaacagagaaagaagccaacaaagaaatcaacaaaagtgGGGAAACAGCTATGTAA
- the PBDC1 gene encoding protein PBDC1 isoform X2, whose amino-acid sequence MEPDIEMAWAMRAMQHAEVYYKLISSVDPQLLKLTKVDDQIYSEFRENFEKLRIDVLDPEELKSESAKEKWRPFCLKFDGIVEDFNYGTLLRLDCSQGYTEENTIFAPRIQFFAIEIARNREGCNKAVYTSVKDKEEKGANNGGEKGADSGGETEKEANKEINKSGETAM is encoded by the exons ATGGAG CCTGATATTGAGATGGCTTGGGCCATGAGAGCAATGCAGCATGCTGAAGTCTACTACAAG CTGATTTCATCAGTTGACCCACAGCTCCTGAAACTCACCAAAGTGGATGACCAAATCTATTCTGAGTTTCGGGAAAATTTTGAGAAACTCAGGATAGATGTATTGGACCCAGAAGAGCTCAAATCAGAATCAGCTAAAGAG AAGTGGAGACCATTCTGCTTGAAGTTTGACGGGATTGTAGAAGACTTCAACTATGGTACTTTGCTGAGACTGGATTGTTCTCAGGGCTACACTGAGGAAAACACTATCTTTG CTCCCAGGATACAATTTTTTGCCATTGAAATTGCTCGAAACCGGGAAGGCTGTAACAAAGCAGTTTATACCAGTGTTAAGgacaaagaagagaagggagccaataatggaggagagaaaggagctgacagtggaggagaaacagagaaagaagccaacaaagaaatcaacaaaagtgGGGAAACAGCTATGTAA
- the PBDC1 gene encoding protein PBDC1 isoform X3, with translation MAWAMRAMQHAEVYYKLISSVDPQLLKLTKVDDQIYSEFRENFEKLRIDVLDPEELKSESAKEKWRPFCLKFDGIVEDFNYGTLLRLDCSQGYTEENTIFAPRIQFFAIEIARNREGCNKAVYTSVKDKEEKGANNGGEKGADSGGETEKEANKEINKSGETAM, from the exons ATGGCTTGGGCCATGAGAGCAATGCAGCATGCTGAAGTCTACTACAAG CTGATTTCATCAGTTGACCCACAGCTCCTGAAACTCACCAAAGTGGATGACCAAATCTATTCTGAGTTTCGGGAAAATTTTGAGAAACTCAGGATAGATGTATTGGACCCAGAAGAGCTCAAATCAGAATCAGCTAAAGAG AAGTGGAGACCATTCTGCTTGAAGTTTGACGGGATTGTAGAAGACTTCAACTATGGTACTTTGCTGAGACTGGATTGTTCTCAGGGCTACACTGAGGAAAACACTATCTTTG CTCCCAGGATACAATTTTTTGCCATTGAAATTGCTCGAAACCGGGAAGGCTGTAACAAAGCAGTTTATACCAGTGTTAAGgacaaagaagagaagggagccaataatggaggagagaaaggagctgacagtggaggagaaacagagaaagaagccaacaaagaaatcaacaaaagtgGGGAAACAGCTATGTAA